The Halorhabdus sp. BNX81 genome includes a region encoding these proteins:
- a CDS encoding lipoate protein ligase C-terminal domain-containing protein, with translation MPPRASKKVPDGKLVRVDVAADDRIEDVRVTGDFFVEPPAARADIETAIEGQSVEVDRETILTAVEDIDATLIGFSAADVADLTMEALDD, from the coding sequence ATGCCACCACGAGCTTCGAAGAAAGTACCCGACGGCAAACTCGTCCGCGTCGACGTCGCGGCCGACGACCGGATCGAGGACGTCCGAGTCACCGGCGACTTCTTCGTCGAACCGCCCGCGGCGCGCGCCGACATCGAAACCGCGATCGAGGGACAGTCCGTCGAGGTCGACCGCGAGACGATCCTGACGGCCGTCGAGGACATCGACGCGACGCTGATCGGCTTCTCGGCCGCTGACGTCGCCGATCTGACGATGGAGGCTCTCGATGACTGA
- a CDS encoding biotin/lipoate A/B protein ligase family protein, translating into MTEKSAAETRQTDEPWTIIDSGTYSEATQQALERVLLDRVARGEIGPTLRIWYRDSPAVALGRFQAYADEVAPTYVEREGIDVVRRITGGGAMFVQPGAVVTFSLYLPAGMVSDDIRQSYADLDQWAIEALRDLGVDVAHEPLNDIAHAEGKIGGSAQRRTDGAVLHHTTMSYDLDIAEMLRVLRVGEEKVSDKAIASAEKRVARIADHVEASRSAVIDALKRGVRERAGATERSLTDDERASAQVLVKDRFGTAAWNRQL; encoded by the coding sequence ATGACTGAGAAATCTGCGGCTGAGACACGCCAGACCGACGAGCCCTGGACGATTATCGACTCGGGGACCTACAGTGAGGCCACCCAGCAGGCGCTCGAACGCGTCCTGCTCGATCGCGTCGCACGCGGCGAGATCGGGCCGACGCTGCGGATCTGGTACCGCGACTCGCCGGCGGTCGCGCTCGGGCGCTTCCAGGCCTACGCCGACGAGGTCGCCCCCACGTACGTCGAACGCGAGGGAATCGACGTCGTCCGGCGAATCACTGGCGGCGGCGCGATGTTCGTCCAGCCGGGGGCGGTCGTCACCTTCTCGCTGTACCTGCCCGCCGGGATGGTGAGCGACGACATCCGGCAGAGCTACGCCGACCTCGATCAGTGGGCCATCGAGGCGCTTCGGGATCTGGGCGTCGATGTCGCCCACGAGCCACTGAACGACATCGCTCACGCCGAGGGCAAGATCGGTGGGTCAGCACAGCGTCGCACCGATGGCGCGGTCCTCCATCACACGACGATGAGTTACGACCTGGACATCGCGGAGATGTTGCGGGTTCTGCGCGTCGGCGAGGAGAAAGTCTCGGACAAGGCGATCGCCTCCGCCGAAAAGCGAGTCGCCCGGATCGCCGATCACGTCGAAGCCTCCCGATCAGCCGTCATCGATGCGCTGAAACGCGGGGTTCGCGAGCGGGCGGGCGCGACCGAGCGCTCGCTCACTGACGACGAACGTGCGAGCGCTCAGGTACTCGTGAAGGATCGATTCGGGACCGCAGCGTGGAACCGACAGCTCTGA
- a CDS encoding MFS transporter has protein sequence MTERGGSGRGLVLLSVAAGWLFAQGLRFVLPGILPTITASFPSTSDTQAGIAITVLWATYGIMQFPAGIAADRLGEARVLTASLLLGAASLIAFTFTPVFGLFVVATGLFGGATGLYGPPRGTLLARVFADRADRAIGLTLAAGSLGAAVLPALASLVVDGFGWRATLGLAAPGFALAGIAVHLTAGRAESERESETEDVDDTSDTTDDSAATQSIGASLSVAAKSIWNRQAGLATLAAIVMYFGYQGITALVTTYLVDHKGFVQSEAGVLFGGLFLVGALSQWLAGRIATNRRSARVLAGIAAVSVLPLVGLVVFDHRLLVAGSVLLIGVRMGFAPVSNAFIIRCLPPDVEGTAWGVVRTALFVVSSLASTMVGVFADAGQFDGAILGLAGLTGVAAMLYLGLPSCQARRLLDRV, from the coding sequence ATGACCGAGCGCGGTGGATCGGGCCGTGGGCTGGTTCTCCTGAGCGTCGCCGCTGGGTGGCTGTTCGCCCAGGGGTTGCGCTTTGTCCTACCGGGGATTCTGCCGACGATCACGGCGTCGTTCCCGTCCACGAGTGATACCCAGGCCGGGATCGCCATCACGGTGCTGTGGGCGACGTACGGCATCATGCAGTTTCCGGCCGGCATCGCGGCCGACCGGCTCGGCGAGGCGCGGGTGCTGACGGCGAGTTTGCTCCTGGGAGCGGCCAGTCTGATCGCGTTCACGTTCACCCCAGTGTTCGGGCTGTTCGTGGTCGCGACCGGGCTCTTCGGGGGGGCGACCGGACTCTACGGTCCGCCACGGGGAACCTTGCTCGCCCGCGTCTTCGCCGATCGAGCCGACCGGGCGATCGGGCTGACGCTCGCGGCCGGCAGCCTGGGGGCGGCCGTCCTGCCTGCGCTCGCCTCGCTCGTGGTCGACGGATTCGGCTGGCGGGCGACGCTCGGCCTCGCGGCCCCCGGTTTCGCTCTGGCTGGCATCGCGGTCCATCTCACGGCCGGGCGTGCCGAGAGCGAACGCGAAAGTGAGACGGAGGATGTCGACGACACCAGTGACACTACCGACGATTCGGCTGCCACACAGTCGATCGGAGCGTCGCTGTCGGTCGCCGCGAAGTCGATCTGGAATCGCCAGGCGGGGCTGGCGACGCTCGCGGCGATCGTGATGTACTTCGGGTATCAGGGGATCACCGCCCTCGTCACCACGTATCTCGTCGATCACAAGGGCTTCGTCCAGTCCGAGGCCGGCGTGCTGTTCGGTGGCCTGTTTCTCGTGGGCGCACTCTCCCAGTGGCTGGCCGGCCGGATCGCCACGAACCGCCGGTCCGCGCGGGTGTTGGCCGGGATCGCCGCCGTCAGCGTCCTGCCGCTGGTCGGACTCGTGGTCTTCGATCACCGCCTGCTCGTCGCGGGGAGTGTGCTCCTGATCGGCGTTCGGATGGGCTTTGCACCCGTCTCGAACGCGTTCATCATCCGGTGTCTCCCGCCCGACGTCGAGGGGACCGCCTGGGGCGTCGTCCGAACGGCGCTGTTCGTCGTGAGTTCGCTCGCCTCGACCATGGTAGGCGTGTTCGCCGACGCCGGCCAGTTCGACGGCGCGATCCTGGGGCTCGCGGGACTCACCGGCGTGGCCGCGATGCTCTATCTCGGGTTGCCGTCGTGTCAGGCTCGCCGCCTGCTCGATCGCGTCTAG
- a CDS encoding aconitate hydratase, whose translation MGQTLTEKILDDHLVDGDLTPGEEIGIEIDQALTQDTTGTLVWLQFEALDLEEAQTELAAQYCDHQTYQFDFKNTDDHRFLRSAAGKYGAYFSRPGNGICHQVHKEHFAKPGKTMLGSDSHTPTPGGLGELAIGAGGLDLAVAMGGGAYYIEMPEIVNVRLEGELPAWATAKDVILELLRRLTVKGGVGKVLEFSGPGVESLTVPERTTITNMGTELGATTSIFPTDEETKDYLERLGRGEDYVEIGPDEDAEYADQIVVDLSELEPLIATPSMPDNIVPVREVAGEDVEQVIIGSCTNGAYEDILPSAKMLEGREIDPTTEMIVAPGSKQASEMLAREGWASEMMAAGVNFSESTCGACIGIGHVPASDSVSLRTFNRNFEGRSGLEDDKVYLCSPEVATAAAIAGEIIDPRDLADELDMDYPGFELPDEYYGADTDIIEPENAVDDELIKGPNIGEVPLKDPMDERLEGSALLKMDDNITTDHIIPATQDILMYRSNVPKLSEFTLSRVDETFADRALEADGGFLVAGENYGQGSSREHAALCPMYLGVEGVLAQSFARIHKANLFNFGLLPLEIDEETYEKIDQGDDIEIVEDVAAAVRSGAEEFTVRVNDEWEATATLDASDREREILADGGKLPHTKMKYADDASDATPADD comes from the coding sequence ATGGGACAGACGCTCACAGAGAAGATTCTCGACGATCACCTCGTCGACGGGGACCTCACCCCCGGCGAGGAGATCGGGATCGAGATCGATCAGGCACTCACACAGGACACGACGGGCACGCTCGTGTGGCTGCAGTTCGAGGCGCTGGACCTAGAGGAGGCCCAGACTGAACTCGCCGCCCAGTACTGTGACCACCAGACCTATCAGTTCGACTTTAAGAACACCGACGACCACCGATTCCTGCGGTCTGCGGCCGGCAAGTACGGCGCGTACTTCTCGCGGCCGGGTAACGGCATCTGCCACCAGGTTCACAAGGAACACTTTGCCAAGCCCGGCAAGACGATGCTGGGCTCGGACAGCCACACCCCGACGCCGGGCGGGCTGGGCGAACTGGCGATCGGTGCCGGCGGGCTCGATCTGGCGGTCGCGATGGGAGGCGGGGCCTATTACATCGAGATGCCCGAAATCGTCAACGTCCGCCTGGAGGGCGAGTTGCCCGCGTGGGCGACCGCCAAGGACGTCATCCTCGAACTCCTTCGCCGACTGACGGTCAAGGGCGGCGTCGGCAAGGTCCTGGAGTTCTCCGGACCGGGCGTCGAGTCGCTGACGGTGCCCGAGCGGACGACGATCACCAACATGGGGACGGAACTCGGCGCGACGACGTCGATTTTCCCGACCGACGAGGAGACCAAGGATTACCTCGAACGCCTCGGTCGCGGCGAGGACTACGTCGAGATCGGCCCGGACGAGGACGCCGAGTACGCGGACCAGATCGTCGTCGACCTTTCCGAACTCGAACCGCTGATCGCGACGCCGTCGATGCCCGACAACATCGTCCCGGTGCGTGAGGTCGCGGGCGAGGACGTCGAACAGGTCATCATCGGCTCGTGTACCAACGGGGCCTACGAGGACATCCTTCCGTCGGCGAAGATGCTGGAGGGTCGCGAGATCGACCCGACCACGGAGATGATCGTCGCACCCGGCTCCAAACAGGCTTCCGAGATGCTCGCCCGCGAAGGGTGGGCCTCCGAGATGATGGCCGCCGGCGTCAACTTCTCCGAATCGACCTGCGGGGCCTGTATCGGGATCGGCCACGTCCCCGCAAGCGATTCGGTCAGCCTGCGGACGTTCAACCGCAACTTCGAGGGACGGTCGGGCTTAGAGGACGACAAGGTCTACCTCTGTTCGCCGGAGGTCGCCACCGCGGCGGCCATCGCCGGCGAGATCATCGATCCGCGCGACCTGGCTGACGAACTCGACATGGACTACCCCGGCTTCGAACTCCCCGATGAGTACTACGGTGCGGACACGGACATCATCGAGCCCGAGAACGCGGTCGACGACGAACTCATCAAGGGCCCGAACATCGGCGAGGTGCCGCTGAAGGATCCGATGGACGAACGGCTCGAAGGGTCGGCGCTGCTCAAGATGGACGACAACATCACGACCGACCACATCATCCCGGCGACCCAGGACATCCTGATGTATCGCTCGAACGTCCCGAAGCTCTCGGAGTTCACCCTCTCGCGGGTCGACGAGACCTTCGCCGACCGCGCCCTGGAGGCCGACGGCGGGTTCCTCGTCGCCGGCGAGAACTACGGTCAGGGCTCCTCACGTGAGCACGCCGCTCTCTGCCCGATGTATCTCGGCGTCGAGGGCGTCCTCGCCCAGAGCTTCGCGCGAATCCACAAGGCGAACCTGTTCAACTTCGGCCTGCTGCCCTTAGAGATCGACGAGGAGACCTACGAGAAGATCGATCAGGGCGACGATATCGAGATCGTCGAGGACGTCGCCGCTGCCGTCCGGTCGGGTGCCGAGGAGTTCACGGTTCGCGTCAACGACGAGTGGGAGGCCACGGCGACGCTCGACGCCTCCGACCGCGAACGTGAGATTCTGGCCGACGGTGGCAAGCTGCCACACACGAAAATGAAGTACGCCGACGACGCGAGCGACGCGACGCCGGCCGACGACTGA